From a single Paraburkholderia sp. FT54 genomic region:
- the purF gene encoding amidophosphoribosyltransferase, with protein sequence MCGIVGVVSHSPVNQLIYDSLLLLQHRGQDAAGIATANGSNFHMHKANGMVRDVFRTRNMRSLPGTTGIGQVRYPTAGSASSEEEAQPFYVNAPFGIILAHNGNLTNWQQLKDEMFRIDRRHINTNSDTEVMLNVLAHELQLSSSGLQLDPAALFKAVSGVHRRVRGSYAIVSLIAGYGLLGFRDPFGIRPLCLGKQETAEGVEWILASESVAIEGIGFEFVRDVAPGEAIFIDIEGNLHSQQCATNPSLNPCIFELVYLARPDSVLDGVPVYNVRLRMGDYLAEKIKRELPDVPIDVVMPIPDSSRPAAMQVAKKLGVEYREGFFKNRYVGRTFIMPGQAVRKKSVRQKLNAMGIEFKGKNVLIVDDSIVRGTTSHEIVQMARDAGANKVIFASAAPPVKFPNVYGIDMPTRGELVAHGRSDDEVARMIGADHLVYQDVDALKQAVRDINPALKEFEASCFDGNYVTGDVTTEYLDRIETARLAPSSQSDRDAASEAIDGGAPARSQLHLQLSVG encoded by the coding sequence ATGTGCGGCATCGTAGGCGTAGTTTCCCACTCTCCGGTCAATCAACTGATCTATGACAGCCTGCTGCTCCTGCAGCACCGCGGTCAGGACGCAGCCGGCATCGCGACAGCGAACGGCAGCAATTTCCACATGCACAAGGCCAACGGCATGGTGCGCGACGTGTTCCGCACGCGCAACATGCGCAGCCTGCCCGGCACGACCGGGATCGGCCAGGTCCGCTATCCGACCGCCGGTTCCGCATCGAGCGAAGAAGAAGCCCAGCCGTTCTACGTGAATGCGCCGTTCGGCATCATCCTCGCGCACAACGGCAATCTGACCAACTGGCAGCAGCTGAAAGATGAGATGTTCCGCATCGATCGCCGCCACATCAACACCAATTCCGACACGGAAGTCATGCTCAACGTGCTCGCGCACGAATTGCAGCTTTCCAGCTCGGGTCTGCAACTCGATCCGGCCGCGCTGTTCAAGGCCGTGTCAGGCGTGCATCGCCGGGTGCGCGGGTCGTACGCGATCGTGTCGCTGATCGCCGGCTACGGTCTGCTGGGCTTCCGTGACCCGTTCGGCATCCGTCCGCTGTGTCTCGGCAAGCAGGAAACGGCGGAAGGCGTCGAGTGGATCCTGGCGTCGGAATCGGTGGCGATCGAAGGTATCGGCTTCGAGTTCGTGCGCGACGTGGCGCCGGGCGAAGCGATCTTCATCGACATCGAAGGCAATCTGCATTCGCAGCAATGCGCCACGAACCCGAGCCTGAACCCCTGCATTTTCGAACTCGTTTACCTCGCGCGTCCGGACTCGGTGCTCGACGGCGTGCCGGTCTACAACGTGCGTCTGCGCATGGGCGATTACCTCGCCGAGAAGATCAAACGCGAGCTGCCCGACGTTCCGATCGACGTCGTGATGCCGATTCCCGATTCGTCCCGTCCGGCCGCGATGCAGGTCGCGAAGAAGCTGGGCGTGGAATACCGCGAAGGCTTCTTCAAGAACCGTTACGTCGGCCGTACCTTCATCATGCCGGGCCAGGCCGTGCGCAAGAAGTCGGTGCGCCAGAAGCTGAACGCCATGGGCATCGAGTTCAAGGGCAAGAACGTACTGATCGTCGACGACTCGATCGTGCGCGGCACCACGTCGCATGAAATCGTGCAGATGGCGCGCGACGCCGGCGCGAACAAGGTGATCTTCGCTTCGGCGGCGCCGCCGGTGAAGTTCCCGAACGTCTACGGCATCGACATGCCGACGCGCGGTGAACTCGTCGCCCACGGCCGCTCGGACGACGAAGTCGCGCGCATGATCGGCGCGGACCACCTCGTCTATCAGGACGTCGACGCGCTCAAGCAGGCAGTGCGCGATATCAACCCGGCGCTGAAGGAATTCGAAGCGTCGTGTTTCGACGGGAACTACGTGACCGGCGACGTCACCACGGAGTACCTCGACCGCATCGAAACCGCGCGTCTCGCACCGTCCTCGCAATCGGACCGCGACGCTGCGAGCGAAGCGATCGACGGCGGCGCGCCGGCTCGTTCGCAATTGCATCTGCAATTGTCGGTGGGTTGA
- a CDS encoding CvpA family protein has protein sequence MFTAFDYAVMAVIGLSALRGTWRGFLSEIFGLIGWIAAFFIACRFVGYVVPHIPSSWPGGTLTQWLLAFALVVVGVVLVASVLNALLSRIVQATGLSGVDRSLGLMFGLVRGVILVLILVALAGLTELPQQEFWRNALLRPYAVEGVHVMKPLLPETLAAYVRV, from the coding sequence ATGTTCACTGCCTTCGACTACGCTGTAATGGCGGTGATCGGTTTGTCAGCGCTGCGCGGCACATGGCGCGGGTTTCTGTCGGAGATATTCGGGCTGATCGGCTGGATTGCGGCGTTCTTCATTGCTTGCCGCTTTGTCGGTTACGTCGTGCCGCATATCCCGTCCAGTTGGCCGGGCGGCACGTTGACGCAGTGGCTGCTGGCCTTCGCGCTGGTGGTGGTCGGTGTGGTGCTGGTGGCGAGCGTGCTGAACGCCCTTTTGAGCCGCATCGTGCAGGCAACCGGCTTGAGCGGCGTGGACCGCTCGCTCGGTTTGATGTTCGGCCTCGTGCGCGGGGTCATTCTGGTGCTGATTCTGGTCGCCCTGGCTGGCTTGACCGAACTGCCCCAACAGGAATTCTGGCGCAACGCCTTGCTTCGGCCCTATGCGGTCGAGGGCGTGCACGTAATGAAACCGCTGCTTCCCGAGACGCTTGCTGCTTACGTCCGAGTGTGA
- a CDS encoding SPOR domain-containing protein produces MGIFSFGKKDDAPTRRGANTSSTRPARGERVERRTRRTERTVDADAMLLDPTLPEKQRARRRLVGAIAMVVAAVVILPMVLDSHPKPVTDDISIDIPNRPAPKLAKAEVDTQAGVAPDNPAAPDAALAASGLASATAARQGQSAATKQSSAEMNAAASAAKPAAKPQAPSIAANTAPATPTAPVAPARPAAKPPVTHNAATAPAPTAQAPSSDDTNTAASADANSGTPASPPGSRFAVQLGAFANDANARNWAAKLKAAGVPAYTEHRKQADGSTLTLLRAGPFADRAAASAAIAKVREAGLTSGANSGAAQ; encoded by the coding sequence ATGGGAATTTTCTCGTTCGGCAAGAAAGACGACGCGCCTACCCGGCGCGGCGCAAATACCAGTTCCACCCGGCCCGCCCGTGGCGAGCGCGTGGAGCGGCGAACCCGCCGCACGGAGCGCACCGTCGACGCCGATGCGATGCTGCTCGACCCTACGCTGCCGGAAAAGCAGCGTGCGCGTCGCCGCCTCGTCGGCGCGATCGCGATGGTCGTCGCGGCGGTCGTCATTCTGCCGATGGTGCTGGACTCGCACCCCAAGCCGGTCACAGACGACATCTCCATCGACATTCCGAACCGACCCGCGCCGAAGCTCGCTAAAGCCGAGGTGGACACACAGGCCGGCGTAGCACCCGATAACCCTGCAGCGCCAGACGCGGCACTCGCCGCATCGGGTCTTGCGTCGGCAACGGCAGCAAGGCAAGGCCAGTCCGCCGCCACGAAGCAATCGAGCGCGGAAATGAACGCAGCAGCTTCCGCAGCCAAGCCGGCGGCCAAGCCGCAAGCACCGTCAATCGCGGCCAACACCGCGCCGGCAACGCCAACAGCGCCCGTAGCGCCTGCCAGGCCGGCGGCGAAACCGCCAGTCACGCATAACGCCGCGACCGCCCCGGCGCCGACCGCTCAGGCGCCAAGCTCCGACGACACGAACACGGCCGCCAGCGCGGACGCGAATTCCGGCACGCCGGCTTCGCCGCCGGGCAGCCGTTTCGCCGTGCAGCTCGGCGCCTTCGCGAACGACGCCAACGCGCGCAATTGGGCCGCCAAGTTGAAAGCGGCGGGTGTGCCCGCATATACCGAACATCGAAAGCAGGCTGACGGCTCCACGCTCACGTTGCTGCGTGCCGGCCCGTTCGCCGACCGTGCAGCGGCAAGCGCGGCCATCGCAAAGGTTCGCGAGGCTGGCTTGACGTCGGGCGCGAACAGCGGCGCCGCACAGTAA
- the folC gene encoding bifunctional tetrahydrofolate synthase/dihydrofolate synthase translates to MTTFPTLDAWLTHLESAHPVGIDMGLARISQVRDAMQLSFACPVITVGGTNGKGSTCAILESILLRAGFTVGCHTSPHLLTFNERARVNGEMASDADLLPHFQAVEAARLSLAEPVTLTYFEFTTLAIMSLFASRGLDAVIFEVGLGGRLDAVNILDTDCAIITSIDIDHTEYLGDTREKIGFEKAGIFRPGKPAICADPVPPQSLIDYAEKIGAELWLFGRDFRYEGQAGSERQQWSYVGPTMRRSALAYPALRGANQLINTSAALAGLEALRERLPVSAQDIRLGLANVELPGRFQVLPGKPAIVLDVGHNPHAAAVLAQNLGNMGFFPYTYAVFGAMRDKDIAGVLAHLRGEIDHWCVTDLPTPRAASAEELEAALREQGVDEGADSSVTRYATPAEAFQDALKRASENDRIVVFGSFYTVAGVMAYRKSQQH, encoded by the coding sequence ATGACCACATTTCCCACCCTCGACGCGTGGCTCACGCACCTTGAATCCGCGCATCCGGTCGGCATCGACATGGGTCTGGCCCGCATTAGCCAGGTGCGCGACGCGATGCAACTGTCGTTCGCGTGTCCGGTCATCACGGTCGGCGGCACGAACGGCAAGGGTTCCACGTGCGCGATCCTCGAATCGATTCTGTTACGCGCCGGGTTCACGGTCGGCTGTCACACGTCGCCGCATTTGCTGACGTTCAACGAGCGCGCGCGGGTGAACGGCGAAATGGCGAGCGACGCCGATCTGCTGCCGCATTTCCAGGCCGTCGAAGCCGCGCGCCTGAGCCTCGCCGAGCCGGTCACGCTGACCTACTTCGAATTCACGACGCTGGCGATCATGAGTCTGTTCGCTTCGCGCGGACTGGACGCCGTGATTTTCGAAGTCGGCCTGGGCGGCCGCCTCGACGCGGTCAATATCCTCGATACGGATTGCGCGATCATCACCAGCATCGATATCGATCACACGGAGTATCTCGGCGACACGCGCGAGAAAATCGGCTTCGAAAAGGCGGGCATTTTCCGTCCGGGCAAGCCGGCGATCTGCGCGGATCCGGTGCCGCCGCAATCGCTGATCGATTACGCTGAAAAAATCGGTGCCGAACTGTGGCTATTCGGCCGCGATTTCCGCTACGAGGGCCAAGCCGGCAGCGAGCGCCAGCAATGGAGCTACGTCGGCCCGACCATGCGGCGCTCGGCGCTGGCCTACCCGGCGCTGCGCGGAGCGAATCAGTTGATCAACACGTCGGCGGCGCTCGCCGGTCTCGAAGCGCTGCGTGAGCGCTTGCCGGTGTCGGCGCAGGACATCCGCCTCGGGCTCGCCAACGTGGAATTGCCGGGGCGCTTCCAGGTGTTGCCAGGCAAGCCCGCGATTGTGCTGGATGTCGGCCACAATCCGCACGCGGCCGCGGTGCTGGCGCAAAACCTCGGCAACATGGGTTTCTTTCCCTACACCTACGCGGTGTTCGGCGCGATGCGCGACAAGGACATCGCCGGCGTACTGGCACACCTGAGAGGCGAGATCGATCATTGGTGCGTGACCGATTTGCCCACACCGCGGGCGGCTTCGGCGGAAGAACTCGAAGCGGCCTTGCGCGAGCAGGGCGTGGACGAGGGCGCCGACAGCAGCGTGACGCGCTACGCCACGCCGGCAGAGGCTTTCCAAGACGCGCTAAAACGAGCGTCAGAGAATGATAGAATCGTGGTTTTCGGCAGTTTCTATACGGTAGCAGGCGTGATGGCCTACCGTAAATCGCAGCAACACTGA
- the accD gene encoding acetyl-CoA carboxylase, carboxyltransferase subunit beta, whose protein sequence is MSWLDKLLPPKIKQTDPKNRKGIPEGLWIKCPSCEAVLYRNDVEANLHVCPKCDHHMRIGARERLDGLLDPEGRYEIGQEIVPVDALKFKDSRKYPDRLKEAMDDTDETDAMVVMGGAIHTLPVVVACFEFSFMGGSMGSVVGERFARGAQNALEQKVPFICFTASGGARMQESLLSLMQMAKTTAMLTKLAEAKLPFISVLTDPTMGGVSASFAFLGDVVIAEPKALIGFAGPRVIEQTVREKLPEGFQRAEFLLTKGAIDMIVDRRKLREELAQLMALLSHQPADAVA, encoded by the coding sequence ATGAGCTGGCTCGACAAACTGCTGCCGCCGAAAATCAAACAAACCGACCCGAAGAACCGCAAGGGGATTCCGGAAGGCCTGTGGATCAAGTGCCCGTCGTGCGAAGCCGTGCTGTACCGCAACGACGTTGAGGCCAATCTGCATGTTTGCCCGAAGTGCGACCATCACATGCGCATCGGCGCGCGTGAGCGGCTCGACGGCCTGCTCGATCCGGAAGGCCGCTACGAAATCGGCCAGGAAATCGTCCCGGTCGACGCGCTCAAGTTCAAAGACAGCCGCAAGTACCCGGACCGCCTGAAAGAGGCAATGGACGACACCGACGAAACCGACGCGATGGTCGTCATGGGCGGTGCGATTCATACGCTGCCGGTGGTGGTGGCCTGCTTCGAGTTTTCGTTCATGGGCGGCTCGATGGGTTCGGTGGTCGGCGAGCGCTTCGCGCGCGGCGCGCAGAACGCGCTCGAACAGAAAGTGCCGTTCATCTGCTTTACCGCTTCGGGCGGCGCGCGGATGCAGGAAAGCCTGCTCTCGCTGATGCAGATGGCCAAGACAACGGCCATGCTCACGAAGCTCGCCGAAGCCAAGCTGCCGTTCATCTCCGTGCTGACCGATCCGACCATGGGCGGCGTGTCGGCCAGTTTCGCGTTCCTCGGCGATGTGGTGATCGCGGAGCCGAAGGCGCTGATCGGTTTTGCCGGCCCGCGCGTGATCGAGCAGACCGTGCGCGAGAAACTACCGGAAGGCTTTCAGCGCGCCGAGTTCCTGCTGACGAAGGGCGCGATTGACATGATCGTCGACCGTCGCAAGCTGCGTGAAGAACTCGCGCAATTGATGGCGCTGCTGAGCCATCAGCCGGCTGATGCCGTCGCGTAA
- the trpA gene encoding tryptophan synthase subunit alpha, with the protein MSRIKNTFAALSAQGKKGLIPFMTAGDPDPARTVEFMHALAAGGADVIELGVPFSDPMADGPVIQQSSERALAHGVSLRHVIADVKRFRETNDTTPVVLMGYANPIERMGTEAFAKAAKEAGVDGVLVVDYPPEECANFAEQMRSAGIDPIFLLAPTSTDERIAEVGKIASGYVYYVSLKGVTGAANLDVSSIASKIPAIKSRVPLPVGVGFGIRDAQTARLVAEVSDAVVIGSRIVQLLEQAAPEAAAETLTRFVADVREALDSVATVR; encoded by the coding sequence ATGTCCCGTATCAAGAACACGTTTGCTGCGCTGTCCGCCCAGGGTAAGAAAGGCCTGATTCCGTTCATGACGGCCGGCGACCCGGACCCCGCACGCACGGTCGAATTCATGCATGCGCTCGCCGCCGGCGGCGCGGATGTGATCGAACTCGGCGTGCCGTTTTCCGACCCGATGGCCGATGGCCCGGTGATCCAGCAGTCGTCCGAACGCGCGCTGGCGCATGGCGTATCGCTGCGTCACGTGATCGCAGACGTCAAGCGCTTTCGCGAAACCAACGACACCACGCCGGTGGTGCTAATGGGCTACGCCAACCCGATCGAACGCATGGGCACCGAAGCCTTTGCGAAAGCCGCGAAGGAAGCTGGGGTGGATGGCGTGCTGGTGGTCGATTATCCGCCGGAAGAGTGTGCTAACTTCGCCGAACAGATGCGATCTGCGGGTATCGATCCAATTTTCTTGCTGGCACCCACGTCTACGGACGAGCGCATCGCCGAAGTCGGCAAAATCGCCAGCGGCTACGTCTATTATGTGTCGTTAAAAGGCGTGACCGGAGCGGCAAATCTGGACGTTTCCAGCATCGCGAGTAAAATCCCGGCCATCAAGTCGCGCGTTCCCCTGCCGGTGGGCGTCGGTTTCGGTATCCGCGACGCGCAAACCGCGCGTTTGGTGGCCGAAGTGTCCGATGCCGTCGTGATCGGCAGCCGTATCGTGCAATTGCTCGAACAGGCGGCGCCTGAAGCCGCTGCCGAGACGCTCACGCGTTTCGTCGCTGACGTGCGCGAGGCGCTGGATAGCGTCGCGACTGTCCGATAA
- a CDS encoding site-specific DNA-methyltransferase, with protein MRDEFDEPQPAIETTPAANVPAAEAPASLLPQVPAGIRLLNRDFLTDVANIPNGSIDLIVCDPPYGLGKDYGNDSDMRTGEDFLAWTRGWLELAIPKLKPSGSLYIFCTWQYAPEIFSFLKTKLTMINEIIWDRRVPSMGGTVRRFTSVHDNIGFFAVSKDYFFDLDPVRIPYDAATKKARSRKLFEGSKWLEVGYNPKDVWSVSRLHRQHAERVAHPTQKPLEIVERMVLASCPKGGRVLDPFMGSGTTAVACARQQREFVGYEINESYCAIARERVSAAAAPPVARRVKAKTQRQTEVQ; from the coding sequence ATGCGTGACGAGTTCGACGAGCCGCAGCCGGCAATAGAAACCACGCCGGCCGCCAATGTACCGGCGGCCGAAGCGCCTGCATCGCTGTTGCCGCAGGTGCCTGCCGGCATTCGGCTGTTGAACCGCGATTTTCTGACCGATGTGGCGAACATTCCCAACGGATCGATCGACCTGATCGTGTGCGATCCGCCTTACGGCCTCGGCAAGGATTATGGCAACGACTCAGATATGCGAACAGGCGAAGACTTTCTCGCCTGGACGCGTGGCTGGCTCGAACTGGCTATTCCGAAGCTCAAGCCGTCGGGTTCGCTCTACATTTTCTGCACGTGGCAGTACGCACCGGAAATCTTCAGTTTCCTGAAGACAAAACTCACGATGATCAACGAAATCATCTGGGACCGGCGTGTACCGAGCATGGGCGGTACAGTGCGCCGGTTCACTTCGGTGCACGACAACATCGGCTTTTTCGCGGTGTCGAAGGATTACTTCTTCGATCTTGATCCCGTCCGCATCCCGTACGATGCCGCCACGAAGAAGGCGCGTTCGCGTAAATTGTTCGAAGGCAGTAAGTGGCTCGAGGTTGGCTATAATCCAAAGGATGTCTGGTCGGTATCGCGGCTGCATCGGCAACATGCCGAGCGCGTCGCGCATCCCACCCAGAAGCCTCTGGAAATCGTCGAGCGGATGGTGCTGGCAAGTTGTCCGAAGGGCGGCCGCGTGCTCGACCCGTTCATGGGCAGCGGCACCACTGCAGTCGCTTGCGCCCGTCAGCAGCGCGAATTCGTCGGCTATGAGATCAATGAAAGTTACTGCGCGATCGCGCGCGAACGCGTCAGCGCGGCTGCCGCTCCGCCCGTAGCGCGTCGGGTCAAAGCCAAAACTCAACGGCAGACTGAAGTGCAATGA
- the trpB gene encoding tryptophan synthase subunit beta — translation MYNLPDERGHFGQFGGVFVAETLVHALDELREAYDKYKKDPEFVAEYERELKYFVGRPSPIYHAQRWSEMLGGAQIFFKREDLNHTGAHKVNNVIGQALLAKRMGKPRVIAETGAGQHGVATATIAARFGMECVVYMGAEDVRRQAANVYRMKLLGATVVPVESGSRTLKDALNEAMRDWVTNVESTFYIIGTVAGPHPYPMMVRDFQRVIGDECKVQMPELVGRQPDAVIACVGGGSNAMGIFYPYIDDTSVKLIGVEAAGDGIESGRHAASLIGGSPGVLHGNRTYLLQDENGQIIETHSVSAGLDYPGVGPEHAWLKESKRAEYVGITDEEALKAFHDCCRIEGIIPALESSHALAYAAKLALTLPKDKYLLVNLSGRGDKDMHTVAERSGIQF, via the coding sequence ATGTATAACTTGCCTGACGAAAGGGGCCATTTCGGCCAATTTGGCGGCGTGTTCGTCGCTGAAACGCTGGTTCACGCGCTCGACGAGCTGCGTGAGGCGTACGATAAATATAAGAAAGACCCGGAATTCGTCGCTGAATACGAGCGCGAACTAAAGTACTTTGTCGGCCGCCCGTCGCCCATTTATCACGCTCAGCGCTGGAGCGAAATGCTCGGCGGCGCGCAGATTTTCTTCAAGCGCGAAGACCTGAATCACACCGGCGCGCACAAGGTCAACAACGTGATCGGGCAGGCACTGCTTGCCAAACGCATGGGCAAACCGCGTGTGATCGCGGAAACCGGCGCCGGTCAGCACGGCGTGGCCACGGCGACTATCGCCGCGCGCTTCGGTATGGAGTGCGTGGTCTATATGGGCGCCGAGGACGTGCGTCGCCAGGCCGCCAACGTGTACCGCATGAAACTCCTCGGCGCGACCGTCGTGCCGGTCGAATCCGGCTCGCGGACCTTGAAGGACGCCCTGAACGAAGCCATGCGCGACTGGGTCACCAACGTCGAAAGCACGTTTTACATCATCGGCACGGTGGCGGGACCGCATCCTTACCCGATGATGGTGCGCGACTTCCAGCGCGTGATCGGCGACGAATGCAAGGTGCAGATGCCTGAACTGGTCGGCCGTCAGCCGGATGCGGTGATTGCATGCGTTGGCGGCGGTTCGAACGCGATGGGCATCTTTTACCCGTATATTGACGACACTTCGGTGAAATTGATCGGCGTCGAAGCTGCCGGTGATGGCATCGAATCCGGCCGGCATGCAGCTTCTCTGATCGGCGGAAGTCCCGGCGTGCTGCACGGCAACCGCACGTATCTGCTTCAGGATGAAAACGGTCAGATCATCGAGACCCATTCGGTGTCGGCGGGCTTGGATTACCCGGGCGTCGGTCCTGAACACGCATGGCTAAAAGAAAGCAAACGCGCGGAATATGTCGGCATCACCGACGAAGAAGCGCTCAAGGCGTTCCACGATTGCTGCCGCATAGAAGGCATCATTCCGGCGCTGGAATCCAGCCATGCACTCGCCTACGCGGCGAAACTCGCGCTGACGCTGCCGAAGGACAAATACCTTCTGGTCAATTTGTCGGGCCGCGGCGACAAGGACATGCATACGGTCGCTGAGCGATCGGGCATCCAGTTCTGA
- a CDS encoding phosphoribosylanthranilate isomerase, whose amino-acid sequence MKATETLANETQAGARQQATPHRTRIKLCGLSKPQDVFHAIDLGADAIGLVFYPPSPRSVSVAQAVELVHDVPPFVSVVGLFVNATPDWIREVASNVGLALLQFHGDETPEQCESLAGFAGLPWLRALRVAADTQPADLVKSALSYSAASGLLFDTHVEGYGGGGKVFDWSLIPAELARRAVLSGGLNAQNVSDAIHRVRPYAVDVSSGIETPGAKGVKDHARMAAFVRAVRAADAE is encoded by the coding sequence ATGAAAGCAACCGAAACCCTCGCGAACGAAACCCAAGCCGGCGCACGGCAGCAGGCCACGCCGCATCGCACCCGCATCAAACTGTGCGGCTTGTCGAAGCCGCAAGACGTGTTCCACGCGATCGATCTCGGCGCCGACGCGATCGGCCTCGTCTTCTACCCGCCGAGCCCGCGTTCGGTCAGCGTCGCGCAGGCGGTCGAGCTGGTGCACGACGTGCCGCCATTCGTATCCGTGGTCGGCTTGTTCGTCAACGCTACGCCGGACTGGATCCGCGAGGTCGCGAGCAACGTCGGCCTCGCGCTATTGCAGTTTCACGGCGATGAGACTCCGGAGCAGTGCGAATCGCTCGCCGGCTTTGCGGGTTTGCCTTGGTTGCGCGCGTTGCGCGTTGCGGCCGATACTCAGCCCGCCGATTTGGTAAAATCGGCGCTTAGCTATTCAGCAGCCAGCGGCCTTCTGTTCGACACCCATGTCGAAGGATACGGCGGCGGCGGGAAGGTCTTCGATTGGTCACTTATTCCAGCAGAGCTCGCGCGTCGGGCCGTTTTGAGTGGTGGGTTGAACGCGCAAAACGTCAGTGATGCGATCCATCGCGTGCGCCCGTACGCGGTCGATGTCTCAAGCGGCATCGAAACGCCGGGCGCCAAGGGCGTGAAAGATCACGCCCGGATGGCGGCGTTCGTGCGCGCGGTGCGCGCAGCGGACGCCGAATGA